TGCGCTGCTCGGCGCGATTATCGACCTGTCCGCACGGATTCCGGTGGTTTTTCCCAGCCACCCGCGTACCAGGGCGATGCTGGACAGGCCACGGCTCAAGGCCGTGTGGGAACGCGCACCGCGGTTGCTGCTGGTGCCGCCGGCCGGCTATCTGGAATTCCTCGCGCTGACCATGCGGGCCCGCCTCGTGCTGACCGATTCGGGGGGTCTGCAGGAGGAGACAACGGCGCTGGGTGTCCCGTGCCTGACCCTGCGGGAGAACACCGAGCGCCCGATCACTGTCGAGCAGGGGACCAACACCCTGGTCGGCACGGACCCCGCGGCGATCAGGGCGGTCGCGTTCGCGGTACTGGACGGGGGCGGCAAGCCCGGGCGGGTGCCCGAGCGCTGGGACGGCCGGACGGCGGACCGCATCGCGGAGGTCTACGAACGCGTGCTCGCGGTGCCGGAATCCGGCGTGGTGCGCCTCTGATGGGGGTGCACGCCGAGGTGGTCCGGCTGGACTGGGCGAGCGAGTTCTTCGCCATGCGTTGTGCCCGCCTGGTCTTTTCCGTGGGGGCCGGTCCGCTGGCGCTGCCCGCGGTGCGGCGGTTCGACGTCGTGGAGGCGAAGATCGGCGCCGATCGGCCGGGGACCGCCGCCGCGCTGAAAGCGCTGGGTTTCCGGGACGTCGAGGGCGCGGTGGATTTCGTGCTGCCGGTTCCGGGGAAAACCGGCAGCGCCCACGTGCCCGCCGGGGAGGCCGACATTCCCCGGCTGCGGGAGATCGTCCCCGGAGTGTTCCGGACCAGTCGCTTCCGCCCGCCCTGGTACACCGAGGCGCAGCGGGACGATTTCTACCGGCAATGGCTGGAAAACGCCGTGCACGGCAGCTACGACGACGAATGCCTGCTGGTGCGCGAGGGCGGGGACATCGCGGGGTACGTGACGGTACGCCGAACTGGCGAGGATTCGGCGCGGGTGGGCCTGCTGGCAGCGGCGCCGGGGTGGACCGGGCGCGGTATCGGCGGGCGCCTGGTGGCCGCTGCCCAGCACTGGTGTGCGGCGCGTGGCGTGCGCAGGCTCACCATCGTCACCCAGCCGGGCAACCTGGCCGCAATCCGTTCCTACCAGGCACACGGCGGTGTCGTGTCCGCGAAGGCCCGCTGGATGTATCGATGATCCCGTTCAACAGCCCGCCGGTCGTCGGAACCGAAATGGACTACGTGCGCAGGGCCGTCCACAGTGGAGGGCTCTCCGGCGGTGGCAGCGTCACCGCTGCGTGTGAGTCGTGGCTGGAGCGCGAGCTCTCCGCGCACCGGGCATTCCTCACCCCGTCGTGCACGGCGGCGCTGGAGATGACCGC
This Amycolatopsis sulphurea DNA region includes the following protein-coding sequences:
- the rffC gene encoding dTDP-4-amino-4,6-dideoxy-D-galactose acyltransferase gives rise to the protein MGVHAEVVRLDWASEFFAMRCARLVFSVGAGPLALPAVRRFDVVEAKIGADRPGTAAALKALGFRDVEGAVDFVLPVPGKTGSAHVPAGEADIPRLREIVPGVFRTSRFRPPWYTEAQRDDFYRQWLENAVHGSYDDECLLVREGGDIAGYVTVRRTGEDSARVGLLAAAPGWTGRGIGGRLVAAAQHWCAARGVRRLTIVTQPGNLAAIRSYQAHGGVVSAKARWMYR